The following proteins are co-located in the Trichomycterus rosablanca isolate fTriRos1 chromosome 14, fTriRos1.hap1, whole genome shotgun sequence genome:
- the LOC134326180 gene encoding zinc finger protein 420-like: MCIHTGVKPYQCSQCGKSFNGPSALKIHLRIHTGEKPYQCSQCGKSFYIQSTLKSHQRIHTGVKPYQCSQCGKSFNQQCDLKIHQRIHTGEKPYQCSQCGKSFNQQCDLKIHQRIHTGVKPYQCSQCGKSFNQQSNLKIHQRIHTGEKPYQCLQCEKSFNQQCHLKTHQRIHTGEKPYQCSQCECGKSFTKQSNLQQHQHVHTGEKPYHCSECGKSFAKQGTLQKHQRIHTGEKPFQCSDCEKSFTQSSNLKLHQRIHTGEKPYYCSECGRSFSYSIALKVHQRIHTGEKPYHCSECGKGFIQRSDLKVHQRVHTGEKPYHCLECGKSFAQQNNLQKHQRIYTGEKPYYCSECRKSFAEHGTFQKHQRIHTGEKPYNCTECGKSFAEHGTLQKHQRIHTGEKPYYCSECGKSFAEHSTLQNHQRIHTGEKPYNCTECGKSFTQSSALKVHQRIHTGEKPYNCTECGKSFTQSSVLTVHQRIHTGEKPYHCSECGKVFNWSWSNLQQHQHIHTGEKPYHCSECGKSFTMQSNLQQHQHIHTG, translated from the exons ATGT gcattcacactggagtgaaaccgtatcagtgttcacagtgtggaaagagttttaatggaccgagtgctcttaaaatacacctgcgcattcacactggagagaaaccatatcagtgctcacagtgtggaaagagtttttataTACAGAGTACTCTCAAaagtcaccagcgcattcacactggagtgaaaccgtatcagtgctcacaatgtgggaagagttttaatcaacagtgtgatcttaaaatacaccagcgcattcacactggagagaaaccgtatcagtgctcacagtgtgggaagagttttaatcaacagtgtgatcttaaaatacaccagcgcattcacactggagtgaaaccgtatcagtgctcacagtgtggaaagagttttaatcaacagagtaatcttaaaatacaccagcgcattcacactggagagaaaccatatcagtgcttacagtgtgagaagagttttaatcaacagtgtcatctcaaaacacatcagcgcattcacactggagagaaaccatatcagtgctcacagtgtg agtgtgggaagagttttactaagcagagtaatctccaacaacaccagcatgttcacacaggagagaaaccatatcactgctcagagtgtggaaagagttttgctaaacagggtacccttcaaaaacaccagcgcattcatacaggagagaagccatttcAGTGCTCGGactgtgaaaagagttttactcaaagcagTAACCTTAaattacaccagcgtattcacacaggagagaaaccgtattactgctcagagtgtgggaggagtttttCTTACAGTattgctcttaaagtacaccagcgtattcacactggagaaaagccctatcactgctcagagtgtggaaagggtTTTATTCAAAgaagtgaccttaaagtacaccagcgtgttcacactggagagaagccgtatcactgcttagagtgtggaaagagttttgctcaacagaataaccttcaaaaacaccagcgtatttaCACAGGAGAAaaaccgtattactgctcagagtgtcgaaagagttttgctgaacatggtacttttcaaaaacaccagcgtattcacacaggagagaaaccatataactgcactgagtgtggaaagagttttgctgaacatggtacccttcaaaaacaccagcgtattcacacaggggagaaaccatattactgctcagagtgtggaaagagttttgctgagcatagtacccttcaaaaccaccagcgtattcacacaggagagaaaccgtataactgcactgagtgtggaaaaagttttactcaaagtagtgcccttaaagtacaccagcgcattcacacaggagagaaaccgtataactgcactgagtgtggaaaaagttttactcaaagtagtgtccttacagtacaccagcgtattcacacaggagagaagccgtatcactgctcagagtgtgggaa agtttttaactggtcttgg agtaatctccaacaacaccagcacattcacacaggagagaagccatatcactgctcagagtgtgggaagagttttactatgcagagtaatctccaacaacaccagcacattcacacagga
- the LOC134327004 gene encoding maternal embryonic leucine zipper kinase-like, producing the protein MHRSLTPLIIQRDFTVLAENLQRCSVQSCEDAGRRFCFQVVTPTKSCTFQADCEASRRAWISAIQNLTEREEETVESEEESDGYENDSESDSSSKQTDSQGSRVTSEAPDAEGETTDGGHQEEKTTNTNPDSFESGHTVGELLGKGGCGSVYEGDREADGNQQVEVPCAVPETDDTTEGTSRVVEDVSELHKCYEVYKTIGSGGYATVKLGRHIQTQEPVAIKILEKKELGDELSDLRIEIEALKNLNHQHVCRLYQVMETADQIYMVLEFCPGGNLFDHIDNNDRLSEEETRRIFRQIVSALAYVHSQGYAHRDLKPENMMLDEKNNIKLIDFGLCAKPEGGLGTALIEGCGTPPYLAPEIIDAQPYHGAEADVWSLGVVLYDMLCGYLPFDGDNFVELHEQITKGHYDTPDWLSPGSVLLIKEMLQVVPERRIKVEHLLDHEWVMKGYSSPVEWHSTCPLDHLDEESITEMAVMFRQSNQSTKQLVSEWKFDQITATYLLLLRRKQHSSSVCS; encoded by the exons atgcaccgCAGTCTTACGCCCCTCATAATTCAG CGTGACTTCACGGTGCTGGCTGAAAACCTGCAGCGCTGTTCGGTCCAGAGCTGCGAGGACGCCGGGCGACGCTTCTGCTTCCAGGTGGTCACGCCTACAAA gagctgtacgttccaggccgactgtgaggcaagtagacgggcgtggatcagcgccattcagaacctgactgagagagaagaagaaacagtcgagagcgag GAGGAATCAGACGGGTACGAGAACGATTCAGAATCAGATTCCTCAAGCAAGCAGACAGACTCACAGGGATCACGAGTGACTTCTGAAGCTCCAG ATGCTGAAGGAGAAACCACCGACGGAGGACATCAAGAGGAGAAGACGACCAACACGAACCCGGACAGCTTTGAGAGCGGACACACTGTCGGAGAGCTGCTGGGAAAGGGAGGCTGCGGTTCCGTCTACGAAGGCGACCGTGAAGCGGATGGGAACCAG CAGGTAGAAGTTCCATGCGCTGTACCCGAGACAGACGACACCACAGAGGGAACGTCACGTGTGGTTGAGGACGTCTCTGAGCTGCACAAGTGCTATGAGGTTTACAAAACCATTGGATCAG GTGGTTATGCGACGGTCAAGCTCGGCAGGCACATTCAGACTCAAGAGCCAGTGGCTATCAAGATCCTGGAGAAGAAAGAGCTCGGG GATGAGTTGTCCGATTTGAGGATAGAGATTGAAGCCCTGAAGAACCTCAATCATCAGCACGTGTGCCGCTTGTACCAAGTCATGGAGACTGCTGACCAGATCTACATGGTGCTTGAG TTTTGTCCGGGTGGAAATCTGTTCGACCACATCGATAATAACGACAGGTTGTCGGAGGAGGAGACGCGCAGGATCTTCCGTCAGATCGTCTCGGCGCTGGCCTACGTCCACAGCCAGGGATACGCCCACCGTGACCTTAAACCA GAAAAcatgatgctggatgagaagaaCAACATCAAGCTCATCGACTTTGGTCTCTGTGCCAAACCAGAG GGTGGATTGGgtactgctctgattgagggctGTGGAACCCCTCCCTACTTGGCACCAGAAATCATTGATGCGCAACCCTATCATGGTGCagag gcagATGTTTGGAGCTTGGGTGTTGTCCTATATGACATGCTGTGTGGCTACCTCCCGTTCGATGGTGACAACTTTGTGGAGCTCCATGAACAAATCACT AAAGGACATTATGACACTCCTGACTGGCTGTCTCCTGGTTCTGTACTGCTGATTAAGGAAAtgctgcag GTGGTTCCAGAGCGGCGCATAAAGGTGGAGCATCTGCTGGATCATGAGTGGGTAATGAAGGGGTACAGCAGCCCTGTGGAATGGCACAGCACATGCCCG cTGGATCATCTAGATGAGGAGAGCATCACCGAGATGGCTGTGATGTTCAGACAGTCCAACCAAAGCACCAAGCAGCTGGTGTCTGAG tggaaGTTTGATCAGATCACAGCTACGTATCTTTTGCTCTTGAGAAGGAAGCAGCACAGTAGTTCAGTGTGTAGCTGA
- the LOC134326182 gene encoding zinc finger protein 79-like, translated as MSFENAGEIPYHCLECGSSFSQQNTLQKHQRIHTGEKPYHCLECGKSFTMQSNLKQHQRIHTGEKPYHCLQCGSSFSHQNMLQKHQRIHTGEKPYQCSECGKSFAQSGDLKVHQRVHTGEKPYHCSVCGISFTKRCTLQQHQHIHTGEKPYYCSECGKSFIQSSALKVHQRIHTGEKPYHCSECGKSFAQHVNLKIHQHIHTGEKPYHCSVC; from the exons ATGTCTTTTgagaa tgcagGAGAGATaccatatcactgcttagagtgtggaagcAGTTTTTCTCAACAGAATAcgctccaaaaacaccagcgcattcacacaggagagaagccatatcactgcttagagtgtgggaagagttttactatgcagagtaatctcaaacaacaccagcgcattcatacaggagagaagccatatcactgcttacagtgtggaagcAGTTTTTCTCATCAGAATAtgctccaaaaacaccagcgcattcacacaggagagaagccatatcagtgttcagagtgtggaaagagtttcgcTCAAAGtggtgaccttaaagtacaccagcgtgttcacacaggagagaagccgtatcactgctcagtgtgtggaaTAAGTTTTACTAAACGATGTacactccaacaacaccagcatattcacacaggagagaaaccatattactgctcagagtgtggaaagagttttattcaaagtagtgcccttaaagtacaccagcgtattcacacaggagagaaaccgtatcactgctcagagtgtggaaagagttttgctcaacatgttaacctcaaaatacaccagcatattcacacaggagagaagccgtatcactgctcagtgtgt